A DNA window from Sulfitobacter noctilucicola contains the following coding sequences:
- a CDS encoding putative quinol monooxygenase, with the protein MGVTLHGYLRCADEVEAARVRSALDEHIRLTRLEEGCVSFHVTPTDDPLVWEVAEEFTDPAAFTAHGTRAGASDWAVATKGITRDYKITGMP; encoded by the coding sequence ATGGGAGTGACATTGCATGGATATCTGCGGTGCGCGGATGAGGTCGAAGCCGCGCGTGTGCGTTCGGCGCTGGACGAACATATTCGCCTGACACGTCTGGAGGAAGGCTGCGTCTCGTTCCACGTTACGCCGACCGATGATCCGCTGGTATGGGAAGTGGCCGAAGAATTCACCGATCCCGCCGCGTTCACCGCGCACGGGACCCGCGCGGGAGCCTCGGACTGGGCGGTCGCCACCAAAGGTATCACGCGGGATTATAAAATTACCGGCATGCCATGA
- the metA gene encoding homoserine O-acetyltransferase MetA, translating into MPIKLPSNLPAFDVLTREGVMVLDEDQAATQDIRPLRIALLNLMPKKIQTENQFARLIGATPLQIELSLLRMTDHQTRNTAAEHMESFYRPVSEAWDEKFDGLIITGAPIEHLEFEDVNYWSELKQVMNWTQTNVHSTFGVCWGGMAMINHFHGVDKHILDHKAFGCFRHRNLDPSSPYLRGFSDECVMPVSRWTEMRQAEVDEKPALKTLLGSDEVGPCLVEDPDHRALYVFNHFEYDSDTLKQEYDRDIAAGTPINVPCNYYPSDDPARPPVNRWRSHAHLLYGNWINEIYQSTPFDMTRIGQG; encoded by the coding sequence ATGCCTATCAAATTGCCTTCCAATCTTCCTGCCTTCGACGTACTGACGCGCGAAGGTGTGATGGTGCTGGACGAAGATCAGGCCGCCACTCAGGACATCCGCCCTTTGCGCATCGCGCTTTTGAACCTGATGCCCAAAAAGATTCAAACCGAAAATCAGTTCGCACGGCTGATTGGTGCGACCCCATTGCAGATTGAGCTGAGCCTTCTGCGGATGACCGACCACCAGACCCGCAACACCGCAGCCGAACATATGGAGAGCTTTTATCGTCCTGTTTCAGAAGCTTGGGATGAGAAATTCGATGGGTTAATCATCACCGGCGCGCCGATTGAACATCTGGAATTCGAGGACGTGAATTACTGGTCCGAGTTGAAACAGGTTATGAATTGGACGCAGACAAACGTGCATTCCACGTTCGGCGTTTGTTGGGGCGGCATGGCGATGATCAATCACTTTCACGGTGTCGATAAGCACATTCTGGATCACAAGGCATTCGGATGTTTTCGTCATCGCAATCTTGATCCGTCTTCACCCTATCTGCGCGGGTTCTCAGACGAATGTGTGATGCCCGTTTCGCGCTGGACCGAAATGCGGCAGGCTGAAGTGGATGAAAAACCTGCGCTCAAGACCCTTCTAGGCAGTGATGAAGTGGGGCCGTGTCTGGTTGAGGACCCTGATCATCGTGCGCTTTATGTTTTCAACCACTTTGAATACGACAGTGACACGCTAAAGCAGGAATATGACCGCGACATCGCTGCGGGTACGCCTATAAATGTGCCGTGTAACTATTACCCCTCCGATGATCCGGCGCGCCCGCCCGTGAATCGCTGGCGTAGCCATGCGCATCTGCTTTATGGCAACTGGATTAACGAGATATACCAATCCACGCCTTTCGACATGACCCGTATCGGACAAGGTTGA
- a CDS encoding trimethylamine methyltransferase family protein, producing the protein MAETARRGRGGGGAARRAERSAVSFETAKFIERNIPNFEVLTEEALEIIEHNADMILEEVGVNFLNNPAALELWRAAGADIDGERVRIPRGLARKLCATAPSEYTQHARNPARNVEVGGKNLVLAPVYGPPFVRDAAGGRRYATMADFNNFVKLGYMSKWLHHSGGTVCEPTDVAVNKRHLDMLHAHMTLSDKPFMGSVTEPSRAQDSVDMCNILFGEDFVQQNTVMTSLININSPMTFDDVMMGSLEVYAKNNQACIISPFIVGGAMAPVSVAGTLTQVLAEALAGIAYSQLVRPGAPVIMGAFVTSIDMNSGAPTFGTPEAAHITYGAGQLARRMNLPYRSAGSFCGSKLPDAQAAYETSNSLNMGLLSGVNFMLHACGWLEGGLVSSYEKFVMDADQLGTLHHLARGVEIDENAQAMDAIREVGPGGHYLGCEHTQNNFKTAFWKSDLLDYKPFETWEDEGARDTQALATLRVQKMLGDYQQPPLDPAIRESLDAFVAQRKAAEPDSFM; encoded by the coding sequence ATGGCAGAAACAGCACGACGCGGGCGCGGTGGTGGTGGTGCGGCACGACGCGCAGAACGCAGTGCCGTGTCTTTCGAGACAGCAAAATTCATCGAGCGTAACATCCCCAACTTCGAAGTGTTGACCGAGGAAGCGCTGGAGATCATTGAGCATAACGCCGATATGATCCTCGAAGAAGTCGGCGTGAACTTCCTCAACAACCCGGCAGCGTTGGAGCTTTGGCGCGCAGCGGGTGCCGATATCGACGGCGAGCGCGTGCGCATCCCACGTGGGCTGGCCCGCAAGCTTTGTGCGACCGCGCCGTCAGAATACACGCAACACGCCCGCAACCCTGCGCGTAACGTCGAGGTCGGTGGCAAGAACCTTGTACTTGCACCGGTCTACGGCCCGCCTTTTGTGCGCGATGCTGCGGGTGGGCGCAGGTATGCAACGATGGCTGATTTCAACAACTTCGTGAAACTTGGCTATATGTCCAAGTGGCTGCACCACTCTGGCGGCACGGTCTGCGAGCCGACTGACGTTGCGGTGAACAAAAGACATCTGGATATGCTGCACGCGCATATGACATTGAGCGACAAGCCGTTCATGGGGTCCGTTACGGAACCCAGCCGCGCACAAGATTCGGTGGATATGTGTAATATCCTCTTTGGCGAAGACTTCGTGCAGCAGAACACGGTGATGACCTCTTTGATCAACATCAACTCGCCGATGACATTCGACGACGTGATGATGGGATCGCTTGAGGTGTATGCAAAAAACAATCAGGCCTGCATCATCTCGCCCTTCATTGTGGGCGGTGCGATGGCACCGGTGTCTGTTGCCGGGACGTTGACCCAAGTGTTGGCTGAAGCGCTGGCAGGGATTGCCTATTCACAGCTGGTGCGACCGGGTGCGCCGGTCATCATGGGCGCATTCGTTACATCTATCGATATGAATTCAGGAGCCCCAACATTCGGCACACCTGAAGCTGCACATATTACCTATGGGGCAGGGCAACTGGCGAGGCGTATGAACTTGCCGTATCGTTCGGCCGGTTCGTTTTGCGGGTCCAAATTGCCCGATGCGCAAGCTGCCTATGAGACATCGAACAGTCTGAATATGGGGCTGCTGTCAGGCGTAAACTTTATGCTCCATGCCTGTGGCTGGCTTGAAGGCGGTCTGGTCAGCTCTTACGAAAAGTTCGTGATGGATGCAGACCAGCTAGGAACGCTGCATCATCTGGCCCGAGGCGTCGAGATTGACGAGAATGCACAGGCCATGGATGCAATCCGCGAAGTGGGACCTGGTGGTCACTATCTTGGCTGTGAACACACGCAGAATAACTTCAAAACGGCCTTCTGGAAATCTGACCTGCTCGATTACAAACCCTTCGAAACATGGGAAGACGAGGGCGCGCGGGACACGCAGGCATTGGCCACGCTGCGGGTTCAGAAAATGCTGGGTGACTACCAGCAACCGCCGCTCGATCCCGCGATCCGCGAATCCCTTGATGCTTTTGTTGCGCAAAGAAAAGCGGCGGAGCCTGACAGCTTTATGTAG
- a CDS encoding DUF6456 domain-containing protein: MGELAEMAMDQVGALPGWVPKGARHYIAHTEKGAPIRMLARAAGCHASTILRQIRKVEMRRDDPLVDAALRKLSSVGTVQRLNSNTPARKDNSSMTKHAPLSIPDEDTLSREALRVLRRLCETGAVLAVAAGLDKAVVVRDTALGSSTRTAVVDTAVAQAMALKDWIAPCNTGRIVRYAITGTGRAALIKLYDTFGIPNEPAPSDEHDAELNALEGSARRDAEGEGGNRNRYAVGESPLSALSRRRDKSGKPFLDDALVGAGERLREDFELAQMDRSVAQNWDHFLTAGTQNGSSNGGGGVGAASEARRRVGAALEHLGEGLSDVALRCCCYLEGLETTEKRLGWSARSGKVVLRIALMRLQRHYDETVGPGGPMIG, translated from the coding sequence ATGGGCGAACTTGCTGAGATGGCGATGGATCAGGTCGGGGCTTTGCCGGGGTGGGTCCCCAAAGGGGCACGGCACTACATCGCCCATACAGAAAAAGGTGCCCCAATTCGCATGCTTGCCCGCGCTGCGGGCTGTCACGCCTCAACAATCCTGCGTCAAATTCGCAAGGTTGAAATGCGCCGCGATGACCCGTTGGTTGATGCGGCCCTACGCAAGCTAAGCAGTGTCGGCACTGTGCAACGCCTAAATTCGAATACACCTGCCAGAAAGGACAATTCATCCATGACCAAACACGCGCCCCTTAGCATTCCAGATGAAGATACCCTGTCTCGCGAAGCGTTGCGGGTTCTTCGCCGGCTGTGTGAAACCGGTGCGGTGCTTGCCGTGGCAGCTGGTCTGGATAAGGCTGTTGTCGTGCGCGACACGGCGTTGGGCAGCAGCACGCGGACCGCCGTGGTAGATACGGCCGTGGCCCAGGCGATGGCGCTTAAGGATTGGATCGCGCCGTGTAACACAGGCCGCATTGTGCGATATGCGATTACAGGTACAGGTCGTGCGGCGCTTATTAAGCTTTACGACACTTTTGGTATCCCGAATGAACCGGCACCTTCCGACGAACACGACGCGGAGCTTAACGCGCTTGAAGGTAGCGCACGCCGCGATGCAGAAGGTGAGGGCGGCAATCGCAACCGCTATGCGGTAGGCGAAAGCCCTCTGTCCGCGCTTTCGCGCCGACGGGACAAGTCCGGAAAACCGTTTCTTGACGACGCGCTGGTCGGTGCGGGCGAGCGACTACGCGAGGATTTCGAATTGGCGCAGATGGATCGCTCGGTCGCGCAGAACTGGGATCATTTTCTCACGGCCGGCACGCAAAACGGGTCTTCCAATGGCGGCGGTGGTGTCGGTGCGGCATCAGAAGCGCGCCGCCGTGTTGGCGCAGCCCTTGAGCATTTGGGCGAAGGGCTGTCGGACGTGGCGCTACGGTGTTGTTGCTATCTTGAAGGTCTCGAAACTACGGAGAAGCGTCTGGGGTGGTCTGCCCGCTCTGGCAAGGTGGTGTTACGGATCGCCCTGATGCGTCTTCAACGTCACTATGATGAAACTGTGGGGCCGGGTGGTCCGATGATCGGCTAG
- the hpt gene encoding hypoxanthine phosphoribosyltransferase, translating into MTDRRYVIDEMISAKAIAARIEDLCRAIHDEFDGTDKLVVVGLLRGSFVFIADLVRELDLPIEVDFLEASSYGDGMESSREVRILKDLRGAIEGRDVLVVEDIVDTGHTLHHVTNLLKSRDPARLKTIALLDKPTRREVDMKADWTGFEIPDEFVVGYGIDFAQRNRNLPFIGKVRFI; encoded by the coding sequence ATGACAGATCGTCGCTATGTGATCGATGAAATGATCTCTGCCAAGGCAATTGCCGCCCGCATTGAAGATTTGTGTCGTGCAATTCACGACGAATTTGACGGTACGGACAAGCTGGTTGTGGTTGGTCTGCTGCGCGGGTCATTTGTGTTTATCGCCGATCTGGTGCGCGAGCTGGATTTGCCGATCGAGGTCGATTTCCTCGAGGCGTCAAGCTATGGCGATGGGATGGAAAGCAGTCGGGAAGTGCGTATTCTCAAGGACTTGCGCGGTGCCATTGAAGGGCGTGACGTGCTGGTGGTCGAGGACATCGTAGACACCGGACATACGCTGCATCACGTCACCAACCTGCTGAAGTCCCGTGATCCTGCACGCTTGAAAACGATTGCCTTGCTCGACAAGCCCACGCGGCGCGAAGTCGATATGAAGGCCGACTGGACAGGTTTCGAAATCCCCGATGAATTTGTCGTGGGCTATGGCATCGATTTTGCTCAACGGAACCGAAATCTGCCGTTCATCGGCAAGGTACGTTTCATATGA
- a CDS encoding cytochrome c, whose amino-acid sequence MRRFLAAAGIGGMVVAVALWVISAPAPLSTGYAEAHTTDADNGAAVFTAAGCASCHAAPDAAGEAKLVLEGGHAFESDFGTFYAPNITYGPAGIGGWTLPEFARAVTQGVSPKGAHYYPAFPYTSYQHMTEGDVSDLFAYVKSLPVSEVASIPHDVGFPFNIRRALGLWKALYATPDFVMADAPNPELERGRYIVEGLAHCGECHTPRTALGGLDRDAWLTGAPNPSGKGRIPNITPAALDWSESDLIYYFESGLTPDYDSVGGSMAAVVDNLAKLPESDRAAIAAYLKALP is encoded by the coding sequence TTGCGGCGTTTTCTGGCAGCAGCAGGTATTGGCGGTATGGTGGTCGCAGTGGCCCTTTGGGTCATTTCTGCGCCTGCGCCGCTCTCTACAGGTTATGCTGAAGCCCATACGACAGACGCCGATAACGGCGCGGCGGTCTTCACCGCAGCCGGATGCGCGTCTTGCCACGCAGCACCGGATGCGGCGGGTGAAGCAAAGCTTGTTCTGGAGGGCGGGCACGCATTCGAAAGCGATTTTGGTACATTTTATGCGCCGAACATCACTTACGGCCCCGCTGGCATAGGGGGGTGGACGTTACCTGAGTTTGCCCGCGCGGTCACGCAAGGTGTCTCTCCCAAAGGCGCACATTACTATCCCGCGTTTCCCTATACGTCCTATCAGCATATGACCGAGGGGGACGTGTCGGACCTCTTTGCCTATGTGAAGTCCCTCCCCGTTTCGGAAGTTGCCAGCATCCCGCATGATGTGGGGTTCCCCTTCAATATCCGAAGGGCGCTGGGGCTTTGGAAAGCGCTGTACGCCACGCCCGATTTTGTCATGGCCGACGCACCAAATCCGGAGCTTGAACGCGGGCGTTACATTGTCGAAGGGTTAGCACATTGCGGTGAATGCCATACCCCCCGCACAGCTCTGGGAGGTCTCGACCGCGATGCTTGGCTAACGGGAGCACCGAACCCTTCGGGAAAAGGCAGAATTCCAAACATCACGCCAGCGGCCCTAGACTGGTCAGAATCCGATCTGATCTATTACTTCGAGAGCGGTTTAACACCCGACTATGACAGCGTCGGTGGTTCAATGGCGGCGGTGGTCGACAATCTGGCTAAACTTCCAGAAAGTGACCGTGCTGCGATTGCTGCCTATCTCAAAGCTTTACCCTAA
- a CDS encoding c-type cytochrome has product MDTFTKITAILGLGAALVATTVFADSHAAENPAVAARHHQMQMVGYHIGVLGGIAKGEMEYDAEMVSAAASNLAALARMERATLWVAGTEQGAVEGSRAKAEIWSDPDGFAKKFDDLATAATALVDAGDAAAVGAGMGALGGSCKACHEAFRGPKN; this is encoded by the coding sequence ATGGACACTTTCACTAAAATAACCGCAATTTTGGGTCTTGGGGCGGCATTGGTCGCAACTACCGTATTTGCAGACAGTCATGCGGCCGAGAATCCTGCGGTGGCGGCACGCCATCACCAAATGCAGATGGTAGGATATCACATCGGCGTACTGGGCGGCATCGCAAAGGGCGAAATGGAGTATGACGCAGAGATGGTTTCAGCCGCTGCATCCAATCTCGCCGCGCTTGCCCGCATGGAACGCGCGACCCTCTGGGTCGCGGGTACAGAGCAAGGTGCCGTTGAAGGCTCTCGTGCCAAAGCTGAAATCTGGAGCGATCCGGACGGGTTTGCCAAGAAGTTTGATGATCTGGCAACAGCGGCAACAGCATTGGTCGATGCGGGTGATGCAGCGGCGGTAGGTGCCGGTATGGGGGCATTGGGTGGCAGCTGTAAAGCCTGCCACGAAGCGTTCCGCGGTCCCAAGAACTGA
- a CDS encoding DMT family transporter, producing MNLTVQAALWMTGAVFSFTAMAIAGRELGGTFDTFEIMMYRSAFGFAIVLLLVFATGAHRQIGIGAARTHFFRNVFHFTGQNLWFYAVTMVPLAKVFALEFTTPLWVIVLSFLLLGERLTKVRALAAILGFVGILIVARPGAMTDINTGMAAAASCAVFFALTYVFTKRLTRTETIAAIMFYLTFFQLIFGIIMAGYDGVVAAPTAATMPWLVLVACCGLLAHFCITKALTIAPATVVAPIDFARLPLVAVAAMLLYNEVIDLWVFVGAVIIFGGNYLNIWFETRKAA from the coding sequence ATGAACCTGACCGTTCAGGCGGCATTATGGATGACCGGCGCTGTCTTTAGTTTTACCGCGATGGCCATCGCTGGCCGCGAGCTTGGCGGTACATTCGATACATTCGAGATCATGATGTACCGCTCTGCCTTCGGCTTTGCGATTGTACTGTTGTTGGTTTTCGCGACCGGGGCACACCGTCAGATTGGCATTGGTGCCGCACGGACCCACTTTTTCCGCAATGTGTTCCACTTCACCGGTCAAAACCTGTGGTTCTATGCTGTCACCATGGTTCCGTTGGCCAAGGTTTTTGCGTTGGAATTTACAACCCCGCTTTGGGTTATCGTTCTTTCCTTTCTATTACTTGGCGAGCGGCTGACCAAAGTACGCGCGCTTGCAGCGATCTTGGGTTTTGTCGGCATCCTCATCGTGGCGCGACCCGGTGCGATGACCGACATTAACACCGGAATGGCCGCGGCGGCATCCTGCGCTGTTTTTTTTGCGCTTACCTACGTCTTTACCAAGCGTCTGACGCGGACCGAGACGATAGCCGCGATTATGTTCTACCTCACATTCTTCCAGCTCATTTTCGGGATCATCATGGCGGGCTATGATGGCGTGGTGGCGGCACCGACAGCAGCGACAATGCCATGGCTTGTCCTCGTCGCCTGTTGCGGCTTGCTCGCGCATTTCTGCATCACCAAAGCGCTTACGATAGCACCGGCCACGGTAGTTGCACCGATCGACTTTGCGCGACTACCTCTTGTCGCCGTTGCCGCGATGCTTCTCTATAACGAAGTCATCGACCTCTGGGTATTTGTCGGTGCGGTGATCATCTTTGGCGGCAACTACCTGAACATCTGGTTCGAAACGCGCAAAGCCGCATGA
- a CDS encoding DUF6477 family protein produces the protein MQDILTMLNALHRPRLMMRAARIGSQEYRRAAHLPRLLGYGVLPRHGPALMKLMEMEAAMEEQRTQSDASYSLIRHLDALIALVGEARELKATQTPA, from the coding sequence ATGCAAGACATCCTGACCATGCTAAACGCCCTGCACCGCCCGCGCTTGATGATGCGGGCTGCTCGAATCGGGTCACAGGAATACCGCCGCGCTGCGCATCTGCCACGTCTTTTGGGATATGGCGTTCTGCCCCGTCACGGACCGGCATTGATGAAGCTGATGGAGATGGAAGCCGCTATGGAAGAGCAACGCACGCAATCCGACGCAAGCTACAGCCTGATCCGGCATCTGGATGCGCTGATTGCACTGGTTGGAGAGGCCCGCGAGCTGAAAGCGACGCAGACCCCTGCCTGA
- the guaA gene encoding glutamine-hydrolyzing GMP synthase, whose product MLSPSDHDRLLIIDFGSQVTQLIARRLRELHVFCEIHPFNSVDAAFLADFAPKAVILSGGPASVFAEGAPRPPAEVFELDVPILGICYGQQVMMEMLGGKVERGHNTAEFGRAFVTPEDEKLDLLQGWFATDKEQVWMSHGDHVSKIAPGFKVFGTSPNAPFAITADTTRNFYAVQFHPEVHHTPNGAKLYENFVRLAGFKGDWTMSAYREEAIAAIRAQVGDEKVICGLSGGVDSSVAAVLIHEAIGDQLTCVFVDHGLLRKGEAEEVVTMFRDHYNMPLIHADEQELFLGALDGQDDPETKRKIIGKLFIDVFQKHAKEVGDAKFLAQGTLYPDVIESVSFSGGPSVTIKSHHNVGGLPEKMGLKLVEPLRELFKDEVRALGVELGLPKSFIGRHPFPGPGLAIRCPGEITRPKLDILREADAVYIDQIRKHGLYDEIWQAFVAILPVRTVGVMGDGRTYDFACALRAVTSVDGMTADYYPFTHEFLGETATRIINEVPGINRVTYDITSKPPGTIEWE is encoded by the coding sequence ATGCTTTCCCCCTCCGACCACGACCGTCTGCTGATCATTGATTTCGGCTCACAGGTGACACAGCTCATTGCCCGTCGCCTGCGCGAATTACATGTGTTCTGCGAAATTCATCCCTTCAACTCGGTAGATGCGGCCTTTCTAGCCGACTTCGCGCCCAAGGCTGTAATCCTGTCTGGCGGACCAGCGTCCGTTTTTGCCGAAGGGGCCCCGCGCCCGCCTGCCGAGGTGTTCGAGCTTGATGTGCCGATCCTGGGCATCTGTTACGGCCAGCAGGTGATGATGGAAATGCTGGGCGGCAAGGTCGAGCGTGGCCATAACACTGCTGAATTCGGCCGCGCCTTCGTCACGCCAGAGGACGAGAAACTGGACCTCTTGCAAGGTTGGTTTGCAACCGACAAAGAACAGGTCTGGATGAGCCACGGCGACCACGTCAGCAAAATCGCCCCCGGTTTCAAGGTCTTCGGCACGTCACCCAACGCGCCTTTTGCGATCACCGCCGACACGACACGCAACTTCTATGCGGTTCAGTTCCATCCCGAAGTGCACCACACGCCCAATGGCGCGAAGCTTTACGAAAACTTTGTGCGTCTGGCGGGGTTCAAAGGCGACTGGACGATGAGCGCCTATCGCGAAGAGGCAATTGCCGCGATCCGTGCTCAGGTTGGCGATGAAAAGGTGATCTGTGGCTTGTCGGGTGGCGTTGATTCCTCTGTGGCGGCTGTCCTTATCCATGAGGCAATCGGCGATCAGCTGACTTGCGTATTTGTCGACCACGGTCTGTTGCGCAAAGGCGAGGCTGAAGAGGTCGTGACCATGTTCCGCGACCATTACAACATGCCGCTGATCCATGCGGACGAACAGGAATTGTTTCTAGGCGCGCTCGACGGTCAGGACGATCCTGAAACCAAGCGCAAGATTATCGGCAAACTCTTCATCGACGTGTTCCAGAAACACGCCAAAGAAGTTGGCGATGCAAAGTTCCTCGCCCAAGGCACGCTGTACCCTGACGTGATCGAATCGGTCAGCTTTTCCGGTGGCCCCTCGGTCACGATCAAAAGCCACCACAACGTGGGTGGCCTGCCTGAAAAGATGGGCCTGAAACTGGTCGAACCGTTGCGCGAACTGTTCAAGGATGAGGTCCGCGCGTTGGGCGTTGAACTTGGCCTGCCGAAATCCTTTATCGGACGCCACCCCTTCCCCGGCCCGGGTCTTGCGATCCGCTGCCCCGGTGAAATCACCCGCCCCAAGCTGGATATCCTGCGCGAAGCGGATGCCGTCTATATCGACCAGATCCGCAAACACGGTCTCTATGATGAAATCTGGCAGGCCTTTGTCGCGATCCTGCCTGTGCGTACGGTCGGCGTGATGGGCGACGGGCGCACCTATGACTTTGCCTGCGCGTTGCGTGCGGTCACATCCGTCGACGGGATGACGGCGGATTACTATCCGTTCACCCATGAATTCCTTGGTGAAACCGCAACCCGCATCATCAACGAGGTGCCGGGCATTAATCGCGTCACTTATGACATTACATCCAAACCTCCCGGTACAATCGAATGGGAGTGA
- the lipA gene encoding lipoyl synthase, whose translation MRDLKIPEQRHPEKARKPDNAQPKKPSWIRVKAPGGQGYADTAKIMRENKLVTVCEEAGCPNVGECWSQGHATMMIMGEVCTRACTFCNIATGKPPEDLDVFEPGRVADAVAKLGLNHVVITSVDRDDIEDGGAEHFAQTIRAVRHRSPETTIEILTPDFIRCGPEALEKVVEARPDVFNHNLETVPGLYPEVRPGARYFHSLRLLQRVKELDPSMFTKSGIMVGLGEDRQSVIQVMEDMRAADIDFLTIGQYLQPTPKHHAVDRFVHPDEFASYEKAAYGKGFHMVSATPLTRSSYHAGDDFARLRAARNLKLGLG comes from the coding sequence ATGCGTGATCTGAAGATTCCCGAGCAGCGCCACCCAGAAAAGGCGCGCAAGCCGGACAATGCCCAGCCGAAAAAACCCAGCTGGATCAGGGTAAAAGCACCGGGCGGTCAAGGCTATGCCGATACCGCCAAGATCATGCGCGAGAACAAACTGGTCACGGTCTGCGAAGAGGCGGGCTGCCCCAACGTAGGCGAATGCTGGAGCCAGGGCCACGCAACTATGATGATTATGGGCGAAGTCTGTACCCGCGCCTGTACGTTCTGTAACATTGCTACGGGCAAGCCACCCGAAGATCTTGATGTCTTTGAGCCGGGTCGCGTCGCTGACGCAGTGGCAAAGCTCGGTCTGAACCATGTCGTTATTACATCCGTAGATCGCGATGATATCGAGGACGGTGGAGCCGAGCATTTCGCCCAGACAATCCGCGCTGTGCGGCACCGCAGCCCAGAGACGACAATCGAGATCCTGACGCCGGACTTCATCCGCTGCGGGCCGGAAGCGCTTGAAAAGGTCGTTGAGGCGCGGCCTGATGTGTTCAACCACAACCTTGAAACCGTGCCGGGCCTTTATCCCGAAGTGCGCCCCGGCGCGCGATACTTTCACTCCCTGCGCCTGTTGCAGCGTGTAAAAGAGCTTGATCCGTCGATGTTTACCAAGTCCGGCATCATGGTCGGTTTGGGTGAGGACCGACAGTCGGTTATTCAGGTGATGGAAGACATGCGTGCCGCCGATATCGATTTTCTGACCATAGGCCAGTATCTGCAGCCAACGCCGAAACACCATGCGGTGGACAGGTTTGTGCATCCTGATGAATTCGCATCCTACGAAAAGGCGGCCTATGGCAAAGGATTCCACATGGTCTCCGCCACGCCGCTTACGCGTTCATCCTACCACGCAGGCGACGATTTCGCGCGCCTTCGTGCGGCCCGGAACCTTAAACTCGGCTTAGGGTAA
- a CDS encoding DMT family transporter, with amino-acid sequence MQSQKTISTRAWAEMLLLAILWGASFVSIRVALDEIGPLTAVAHRVGWAALVLWGVVAMMRLPVPRAPKVWIGFLGMGLLNNVIPFGLMAWGQLYIESGLTSILNAATAIFGVIAASIFFADERITPRKAFGVCLGFAGVATAIGLENLRNFDIRSLAQLAVIGGTVSYALASVWARKWLGGQPPQVAAAGMVTSATLIMLPLAVHVEGTLTLRLQADTLLAIGYYAILGTALAYLLYYRVLAMAGSGNLMLVTLLIPPFAIVLGAVMLSEALRPAAYGGFALLALGLLVLDGRIWRRIRRSAR; translated from the coding sequence ATGCAGTCTCAAAAAACCATATCTACCCGTGCCTGGGCCGAGATGCTCTTGCTTGCCATCCTTTGGGGGGCGTCCTTTGTGTCGATCCGCGTGGCGCTGGATGAGATCGGGCCGTTAACCGCCGTGGCGCATCGGGTCGGTTGGGCTGCCTTGGTGCTTTGGGGTGTTGTTGCGATGATGCGGCTGCCGGTGCCCCGCGCTCCGAAAGTCTGGATCGGGTTTCTGGGCATGGGTCTATTAAATAACGTCATCCCTTTTGGACTGATGGCTTGGGGACAGCTTTATATAGAAAGCGGCCTTACCTCGATCCTGAATGCGGCGACGGCGATCTTTGGCGTCATCGCGGCATCTATCTTTTTCGCGGATGAACGCATTACGCCACGAAAAGCGTTCGGAGTCTGTTTGGGATTTGCAGGTGTTGCCACCGCCATCGGTCTTGAGAACTTGCGGAACTTTGACATCCGGTCACTGGCGCAACTGGCCGTGATTGGTGGCACCGTGTCTTATGCATTGGCATCCGTCTGGGCGCGCAAGTGGTTGGGCGGGCAGCCGCCACAGGTCGCCGCTGCGGGTATGGTCACAAGTGCGACACTAATTATGCTGCCGCTTGCAGTGCACGTTGAAGGGACACTCACGCTAAGGCTGCAAGCCGATACGCTGCTGGCCATAGGCTATTACGCAATTCTTGGCACGGCTCTGGCCTATCTGCTGTACTACCGGGTGCTGGCCATGGCGGGCAGCGGCAATCTGATGCTGGTAACGTTGCTGATCCCGCCCTTTGCCATCGTCTTGGGCGCTGTGATGCTGAGCGAAGCACTACGCCCTGCAGCCTATGGCGGATTTGCCCTGCTTGCGTTGGGATTGCTTGTGCTTGACGGGCGCATCTGGCGCCGGATCAGACGATCCGCTAGGTAA